CCTGTCACGCAGAACTATGGGCTTTTGGCAGTTTGGGGAAGTGGAGAAGAAGAAACCCCCAGTTTTTATTGATTGAAACCCCATCAACAGTGACATGGAAGATCTGCAGTGAGATCTGTGATGTGATTGTCCAATCAGGTCTTGGCCTGGAAATCACCTAGGAAAGGAAATCTAGTAAAACACATCATGgtgttgaaataaattattcCCAGGTTACGTGATCCTTTTAGGGGAAAGGTGAATGAAGCGCCtcaagggggtgggggtgacagTCATCAAGTGCAGACGACCCTGGTTCCTCCTCCAGGGCACCACGGTGGGTCAGAGCCGGCTCCCAGCCCCAGCGGCCATTCCTTCCCACTCACTAAGAAATCCTCATGCTACCTTTGTACTAAAACAGTCCTGTCAGTGATCCAGGGCTGCCTGCGTGCAGCTCAGAGACATCGTCCCCACAGCCCAGCGGCCCCTGGCACCCACTCCCACACTCAAAGGTGCCTGGGGCTGCATCGGAGACCCAGGACTCAGCGGGAGGCCCTGGACCGACAGAGACCGGGGTGGGAGGCCCCTCCTTTCCCACCAACAAACCACCGGGAAGGCAGAGCCGCTCAGCCAAGAGCCCAGCTCCACGACGACAGGAAGCCATTCACTTTTTCTGAAAACACTGGACCCAAAGTGGGGCAGCCACAACTTTTGCTGCTGTGCCAACCAAACCTCAGTAAGAGAAAAGAGTATGAGGAACTTAATTCATTTGAtttggcttcatttttctttatctgttaaaaTGATGCTCCTTAGTCCCCCTGCAAGCCCATCCCTGCACAAACACACCCCTACCTTTCTGTTGGAACCAAAACAGGTTGGTATATAAATTAGAAGCCACGGCTCCCCTGGGTTTGTAGCTCAGAGGCATCTGGAACGCAAGACAAGAAATCCGTTGGCCAAAGGGCAGGAGTGACTCCTGTGGAAATGAAGGGCCAGGCCTCTGATGGGAACCCCAGGCCCACTTCAAGGCCAGGTTTCCCCAGCTGCCAGAATGGTTACAGGACgggatggggagaggagggagctgggccGGCAGAGGCCCTGGACAGGGGTGAGCCCCTACATGCCAGGGACAGACACCGACAGCCTGCAAGAGAGAACGAGTCATGTGGAGCCCACTTCACCAGCCCAGGTTGGCAAAAGGTATGTCTAGAACGTAATCCTGTCCCCTCAGGAAGCTGCTGGCAGTAAGTTGGGGTcgggtggggagggggcgtcGCAGCAGGCTGGCATTAGGGAGGCAAGAGCCAGAGCAGGACAAGGGTGATGCGCTGGTTAAAGCAATATACATTATGTACAAACTCCGGTTAATCAGTCCGCTCGGCTGGCAGCGTCCTCGCCGGGCCCAGGCGCCTTGGCCGGGGGGCAGGGGCGCCAGAAGGGAAGGGCAGGCTGTCCAACACCTTCTTGGCACtcaaggggggaggggaggaagtgcCGATGGCGCCTCCCGGTACAAAAACGTGGAGAGAATTCTTTAAATAACGGCACGAAACAGTGTCCCCCGAGGAGAGGAGCCCCCtggcctggggcggggggagtggCCGCAGGGCAGTCTCTGCAGTGGGCTGGGGGCATTAGCAGCAGCGTTTCTTTCGTTTACTGTTCTTCGTGAGCTTCACCACATCGttctgttgttgctgctgctgtttcgCTAAGTTGTCTTTCTTTGCTCGGAGGACCAGCTCTGTGATGCAGTTGAACATCTGTGAGGGTGAGGGAGGCAGGGCGGGCCTCAGACCAGCGTGGAGGCCCCATCACAGCGTGGCCACTTCCCTGCCTCCCCGGACCCAGCTTTCTAGTTCTACTGGTGagtttttttgtatgtgtatcttCAAACCCTATCTAGAAGGAGGTGGTGAATTATAAAGGTCAAAAAGGAACAACATCAAAGACCTTTGAGCTACGTCTCAGGGAAGGGGTTTTCCAGTCTTtctcttaaagaagaaaaaaccctttTCCTTCAGTTGGACTCCGGACAACACAGATAAAGGTGCCCCTGCGACGGACCAGAAGCACCCAGAGCCGGCCCACTCCATGCTACCTCACTGCACACCCTGCCTAGAACCTTCCCCGGACCACCCCAAGACCACCCCACAGCTCTCCTCCACTCCCGGGAAAGGTAGCAAGTACGTGACATAATTTGCTTCACTCCTTCCCGCAACCCGGGAGGCAGAGGCTCTCACCCCACCCCAATCAATCTACACAAGGAACACTGGAGCGTGGAGAGGACTCAGGGCCCTGCCACAGGCCCCTAAGTGGAAAAGCCCACATTGTGACCCTAGCCTGACGCGGGCGCCCGGGGTCCCTGCCATCAGGCAGCCTGAGCCCAGGATGCAGGGGATTCGGTGCCCCTGGGCTCCACACCCCACGGGCAGGACCCTCCTGAAGCCACGAGGGCAGCCAGCCTGGGCTTGTGGCAAAAGGTCCTGCTTTTCTCCAAAGACTCACAAGCGCTTTCCAGCAGCCGCAGCATTAAGTGACAGGAGGCTGCCCTGGTCCAGAGGCCCAGCCAGTCTGAGGGGATGTGCATCCCCAGAAGCCTCAGGGGGCTCACCCGGACACCCACCCGAGCAAGCTCTGGAGGCCACAGGAAAGCTAGCTGGTCTCTGCAGGAAGCCAAGGCCCCAAGGAAAGCCAGAGAGCAGGAAGAGGTGacagtggggagggcaggggagggacggGGAGGCAGAGGACCGAGTGGACACCGTGCACGACTGTGGTGTGGAGCACATCATAGTTTGACTCAGCTTCTCACGAGCTGGAACCTGTTTCCCATTTGAAACATGGGACTAATTTACCTCAGAGGACTGTTGAGATATGAGGTGGCACCTGTAGAGAGCCTAGCTCAAGGCCTAGCACACACAGGAGGCACTCAATCAACGGCCGTTACTGTGACGTTTTCTGTCGGCCACCTGGATGCCCCGGGCAGGCCAGGGTGGGGCAAGGAGGCCATGGTGGTGGAGCAGAGCTGGGCCACGCTCACCCCCCGCCCCTCCGGTGCAGGCCTCACCTCTTCCACGTTGACATTCTCCTTGGCGCTGGTCTCAAACAACTGGATCCCCATCTGCCCGGCGAATTTGTAGGCGTCTTCTGTCTCCACCACCTTCCGCTCAGGGTCGTCATTCTTATTCCCCACTTCAAGGCAAGGCAGGGTCAACCCAGCCCCGTGGGAACACCctgccaccctccaccccactgTCTACCCTGCTGGGTCCAGCCTCACCTAGTATCCGGCACACGTCATCACAGTTCTGGTTGATTTCGTGAAGCCACCGCTTGACGTTGACAAAGGATTCAGCGCTGGTGACGTCATAGACCACGATGACCCCGTGGGTCCCCCGATAATACCTGTAGGACCAGGGTCTGCGTCAGAGCTTCAGCCTAAACAAGAGTAGCCCCTTCACAGGACCCGCCTGCCCGCGTCCAGACAGCGGCTGGGAAACGGCGAGGGGCGAGTGCTTTCCCCCAACACGCCCGGTGTCTCCTCTCCCTCCGGCCTCGGCTGGACATCCAGAGCCCAGCCAGCAGGTAGGACGCCGGCAGCACTGCTGCTCATGCTGTGCCCCAGGCACGGTAAGTAGGGAGCGCTCGGCCCTGCGGTGGCCAACCAAACTGTTCAGAGGCTGCCAACAGCTTGAAActtctttgaagttttatttttaaaattcaggcaaTGTTCGCATTTGACATATTACCACTGTCCTCTTTTTAACATTCAAAACTTTTTACTGTCCTCAAATCTGTCATAGTAAAATGCCATTCCAAGAACACGCACCACTTGTGAAGCCTGCCAAGGTCTGTTCTCACTCCCCTTGGGTGCAGGTGGGCACCTCCTCTCCTGCCACTCCAGGCTCATCCAGGCCGGGGGGCAGGTAGGGCATGGAAATGACCTGGGCATCAGGACGCATCCAAAAGCACAGACCCCGGTGCCTAAGGTCAGCTGGAAGGTCTGCAAGGCAGGAGGATGTGAACATTCCCCTCCAGACACCGCATCCCCCTTCACTCACATGGTTCAGGAGGACAGATGGAGGACATCAACcctggaaggaagaggaggacagAGCCTCACACTTCTCCAGAGAGCCTTCACTGACCCAGCGGCCAGGTGACACCCCCTGCCCTGACACGTCACATCACCCAGCGCTGCAGAGATTCTCACTCACCAGGGGCTTCTGAGAACAACGAGGGTAAGAACCACTGCCTGCAACAGGCCGTGCTCACGGGTAGACGGGGACTCCCCCCCAACCCAGCCCATAGCGCCTCCGCCCTCCCGGGGCTCATCAGGGCCCCAAGCCCGTAGGAAAGCGGCCCCTCCCAGGTGGCGGTTCTGAGGCACCACAGGCTGCACGAGGATGGAGCCGGCCAGGCTGGCAGGTGCAGCTGTGTTCTCACCTGCCTGCCCATCAGCACTCTGGCCGACTCCTCATAGTCGAGGCCCGATCACAGGACACAGGTCAGACGAGCTCCTTCTATGAAAGGCTGTGGGGCCCTGGGAAGGTTACTGCGTGCACCTCATGGCACCtcggtttcctcaactgtaaaatgggggtactAGGACTTAACTCTTGGGGTGGTTGTGAGGACTAAGGAGATAATACATATTTCCACAAGGGCCAGCTCTTTATTATCACTATTACTATTCCTTCAGTGACAATCTGGGCCCCCGACGCAGATGGAAGAAAACCAAGGGACAGCATGGCAGGCAGCAATGTCAGCAGCTTCCCCAGGCCGGCCACCAAGGCAGTGAGAAAAGCCCAGCCTCTCTCGCAACCCTGGCCCTCCACCCTCAGACACCCGCTGATGTCCCCCAGGAGCTTCATCTGCCTGCAACTCTGCCTTCCTGGGGACACAGCGCCCTGCCCTGGGGAGCCCGAACAATCAAGCCAtccaggccctgcccctccctgccccctagAGCACCAGGTCATCACCTGGGTCCACCTGGTGGACACCCACCTGAGCAGGTGCAGGAGAGCATGCCGGGAACTGGTGAGGACAGATGATTGTCCCCCGCCAGCAAAGGACATGCGAGCAGTGGACTGTGTTTCCAGACCCTCCTTTGCTGAAGACAGTTGAAGATGCCAAGAAATGCCTACAGCCGCGGCCCCAGCACAAGCCCCCACTGCTCCCCGGGACCCTCCGCCTTCTCTGGGACCCAGGCAAGGGGGTGTCACCCGAGAGAACCAGTCCGGAGCTCAGAGCTCGGGCGAGGAGGGCACCGGCGTGCTGGgcttccacctcctcctccatcagTCATCACGGC
Above is a genomic segment from Balaenoptera musculus isolate JJ_BM4_2016_0621 chromosome 14, mBalMus1.pri.v3, whole genome shotgun sequence containing:
- the RAB35 gene encoding ras-related protein Rab-35 isoform X1 is translated as MARDYDHLFKLLIIGDSGVGKSSLLLRFADNTFSGSYITTIGVDFKIRTVEINGEKVKLQIWDTAGQERFRTITSTYYRGTHGVIVVYDVTSAESFVNVKRWLHEINQNCDDVCRILVGNKNDDPERKVVETEDAYKFAGQMGIQLFETSAKENVNVEEMFNCITELVLRAKKDNLAKQQQQQQNDVVKLTKNSKRKKRCC
- the RAB35 gene encoding ras-related protein Rab-35 isoform X2: MARDYDHLFKLLIIGDSGVGKSSLLLRFADNTFSGSYITTIGVDFKIRTVEINGEKVKLQIWDTAGQERFRTITSTYYRGTHGVIVVYDVTSAESFVNVKRWLHEINQNCDDVCRILDVQLHHRAGPPSKERQLSETAAATTERCGEAHEEQ